Proteins encoded by one window of Halorubrum ruber:
- the eif1A gene encoding translation initiation factor eIF-1A, translating to MSNGDGDGRNDLRMPDDDEVFAEVVEMLGANRVKVRCADGKQRTARIPGRMQKRVWIREDDIVLVEPWDWQDEKADISWRYEKSEAEQLREEGHLQ from the coding sequence ATGAGCAACGGAGACGGAGACGGTCGGAACGACCTCCGGATGCCCGACGACGACGAGGTGTTCGCGGAGGTCGTCGAGATGCTCGGCGCGAACCGCGTCAAGGTGCGCTGTGCGGACGGGAAACAGCGAACCGCACGCATCCCCGGCCGGATGCAAAAGCGGGTGTGGATCCGCGAAGACGACATCGTCCTCGTCGAGCCGTGGGACTGGCAGGACGAAAAGGCCGACATCTCGTGGCGCTACGAGAAGAGCGAGGCGGAACAGCTCCGCGAGGAAGGCCACTTACAGTGA
- a CDS encoding DUF7470 family protein, whose amino-acid sequence MRDTLGLEGIAGVLVVFVAVGIIAVRDPVIAGAVLLLIAGLALIAKGLVDTAMRSFGLK is encoded by the coding sequence ATGCGCGACACTCTGGGTCTCGAAGGCATCGCCGGGGTTCTCGTCGTCTTCGTCGCGGTCGGCATCATCGCCGTCCGCGATCCCGTCATCGCCGGCGCCGTACTGCTCCTCATCGCCGGCCTCGCCCTGATCGCGAAGGGGCTCGTCGACACCGCCATGCGCTCGTTCGGGCTGAAGTAG